The sequence below is a genomic window from Coffea arabica cultivar ET-39 chromosome 8e, Coffea Arabica ET-39 HiFi, whole genome shotgun sequence.
cataaaaaaaaaatgagaagacaAGTTAATTATATGTCACTCTTGTGCTATATTGCTTGTTCTGGAATAATAAAGTACATGAAATATAGCCTGCCATAGTTTGCCGGTAAATACCTCTGTATTCCCTAAGACCCTAAAAACAATATTCTACTCCCTCAACACAAAATAGAAGAACGATGTTTTAGATGATCTAAAGCCTGACATCAAAACACTTCATGCATTAAGTTTCTCTTCTTGATAAAGCCCAGTTTTCAAGCATCAATCTGCATCGCAGTGTTATAAAAGCTTTACGCACGATTAGCTTGATGAAGGATTAAATCCATCACACTCATATCTTCAGGAATAAATGAGAAACAACATTATGTGGGTTATGTGAAGGAAGGACTTAGGAGGACTCGTAGATTACAGCCTAGCATATGCAGACTCCCCGTCCCCACAACCCCCCCTCCACCCTCGGCCCAACACAATAAGAGAGAGGGGGTGTGGGAAGCTTCTATGGTTCAGGAAAATAATTGGATTGCGAttttctgtaaaaaaaaaaatttacgttttccgtgaacacattcccaatcaccttttcaCCTCACagtacattttccttcaaaaattcttaaaaatagcaatccaaacaaggccacaCAATGAATTAATTGTTAGTAAACTTTTgcaaaattaagaaaaagaaaccaaatgcaagagtacaaattatttagttttatacaAACCAataaaaattacttttttttgttACTGCTACACTTGCTATCCACAATGAAAATGCACATATTAACATTTGAAAGGCGTAGAAAAGTTGGCATAAACGTGCCCCAAATTTCTCCTCCCACTTCAATGTTGGCATTTTTATCTCTCAATTATGTTTTGCAAATATCCGTAGAGGTAGCAAGGCTTATTTTGTTGTACAAAAGAATGAATCCATATACTTTCTCGGCTTTTCCTTCCATTTTACGCAGTTGATTTAAAATTTTCAGTTgatatttgaattttgaatcagTTCATTTGCCCCAAACGAACCACGTTAGGATTTCAatacattttttacttttttattctGCCCACTTATTATAACGATGTTGTTTTTGGTCTAGCAACGGGACCAGTAGAGATAGTTTCGCATCTCGTCGCATTTTGTGAGAGGATTGTTCAGGAACGGTCAGCCTAGTGACCGATCCTACCCGAAATATACCTAAAAGCACAAAACATGGCTCTTACATTATCTCTCTCATAATAAATGATGGTGGGCCATTGTACTTTTGCTTCACAAGTTTGTCCCCCATTCTTTTTTTTGGAGGGGGGTGGCAAATAGTGTAATTTATACGAAATTTTACACTATATCAAGGGCATTTTTTGAAAGTTGAGGAGGGAGGGCAATTGTCCACCCTCAACTATTAATAGCTCCACTCTTCCAAACAAGCTGAACTAGCTCTTgcacaaaatataaaagttatAACCTTTTgaattagctttccaatgcatcaaaaatCATATCATTTGGGACTCTGTAGGCTAAGAAATGATAGATTTCTCCCTGACTAGTCAACAGCCATTTTTAGATTttggttttttaaaaaaatgcatctctgtattttaaatttttggccCTCGCAATATGCAAATTGGacttcgatgtcttcataagaaatgtagcctaTCTAATACATGTAGTTCAAGTTATAGTTGAAAAACTCCGATGTGTCAAGGTAGCCAATCTTCGTTGCCACTTAGAGGCTTTGTTAGCCTGGATAGGATGAATTTCCCTTACCTCAGAGTTTAATTGCTATGTACTCCTGCACTTTctcgtgaaaaaaaaaatgtacttaATGTCACTTGAAATCacttcaaataatcaaaaatcaTGCAAATATATTCTCGCTttactccatttgatgattgaataatcaaaacctacaaaaaatatgaagttttaaTCGCTTAAAtacatagaaatgcaatttttcttaCTTAATCATAAAATACAAACTTCACTAGAGAGCTAGTTAAATTAGCTcttaaaatgactaaaaaatgccaaaaactacataataaaacacactaaaaatatgcAAATAAATAGTTATGAAAATTTCTTTGTGCAATTGATCaagtatataaaaatttaaaaaaaaatcaatagttGAATGAGGTATGGTTagaaaattgaaatgaaaaaaaaaatcaacagttGTCAAGAAAAGAAGTTAACGGTAATTTTTGTTTGGTGGGTGGAGAGCCAAGGGATGTGAGTAGATGTAGTTTGGAAAATCAAAGCATTGTGACTAAAAACGTTTTAATTAGTCATTCAATGGAATAAAAGAGAGTAGTGCGTGTAGATACCatggatgaatgataactatgcaaaatttgaattcgaaatttaatttttgcatgTGTCATGGATccaacggtgatagtgtatacactgtcagtgtatataagttTTACTCTTTAATTATATGCTGTTATCACTAACCTATGGTAGTGCTGAGACCTCAAGAAAACCATCttgcttctttttccttttttttttagctcaTTGGAAACTATAGCTTAACTAAAATGGTAGTGTTTGAGGTTCGAACCAGGGACCTCACCATCTCTGGTTAATGCTATTCCAGTTGAGTTAGTTTTCTAAGGTAAATTTTCTTGATCATCACTCAAAAAACTTGGGGGCCTCCCCATTTCACACGTGAGGCTATAGCAATACAACGTCTTGTGTAAATATTGCTGTACCCAAAATGTTCCAAGAACACTAACATTTTTTAGAATTTCCACAATATAAGGATCCTTGGCATGAAAATGGCATTATACAATTACACTTCTACTGGACGTTACTACAACTTCAACAGCAAGAAAAGTTCAAAGTTCCCTTgtttaccaaaaaaataaaaaattttgtttgaatAGTCAGAGTCACATTTAAATCCCAAAAAATTAGTATTGAATAGGATACATTTCCGGGCCAGCCTAACAACTCTCCTTAAATTCTTTGCGTCGTCTCAAAATTCAACTAGTAGAGATATCTATTATCTAGAGGTAAGTCATATGCCTGCCTTTACGTGGGTATTGCACTTAATCGGGTACAATCCTTAACCCCTCCAGTACCTTGCTCATTCATAACCCAATACGACAAAGCCAATCTCGTAGAAAGCATACAAGTTTTGCTCTAATAGTAACTGTGATGCTTTCCATTTTGGGTTCACCAAATAACTTTTGAGCATAATTCACATAACCAAAATGCTTAAACTAAAACCCATGAGAATTGGTCTATTATCTATCAATCaatacttttatctttttctacGGGAGAAGTGGCATGAGAATTGGTCTTTCAATTAAAGAACCCAATGTTTGCATAGGTCAGTTGATTCGAGTTGGGCTGGATCAACATTTTTATACAAACTTTGAAGtcaataattttaaaattttgtccaAATTGAAGGTAGATATACTCGTCATTTGGGTGTAGGTTTCTTTTCCAAATAGAAGACAAAGAAAAACGTAAAACAACTGGTAGATGACCAAGTGAATAATATTGCGTACAggtcatagttattaaacccagtCCGGCCCGGCGATTCAACCGGTCAACCCGGTGAACTGGCCATGAAACCAGACTGGGTTGGTAATTAGATCGTTTGTACAACAAACCCGTTGACTTGTCAACGATTCGACAACTTGGTTGAACCGGACGGTTTTATAAGGAACCGGTTGTATGTTAAAATATTTAGAAAATGTTGCTAGGAAAAATCAAACTCCGGACCTGACGCAGAAGAGCCAAGCGCGCGCACCACTGGACCAACAACCCCTTTGGAGCTTATTCAGCCCTTCTATATTATATATTAGATCTTTgttcttattttatttcatcAAAACAAAATTGTTTGGAATCTTATAATAAAATTCTATTATTCCACAAAATCTATAAGTTATGAATAGATTTAAAAAATAGCATATTACACAATTCATTTTAAAGACAAACATTATTCTTAATAACtttttacacttaaaattcGTAAATAAATTAGACAATTACACTTAGATATTTGGTtgattactaattaaatttagattttgttaattcttataagaattaatgattTTAGAATAAATTGCACTAATTGAGTATTTACTATGGTATAGTTTATTATAGTTTCAACTAtatcaaaaattatgaaatataatatttaaatatatttagtgacccaCCGGTTGGACCACTCACTTACTGGTTGAACCAGTAATCCGTTGACCCACTTCTTTCACCGGGCTCCTCTccgggccgggtttaataactatggtacAGGTCATCAAGACATTATAAAAATCTAATGATATCATTGTCGGTTTTCATTtcaatataaaatataaatgatTCCTAATCAATTAAGTTTTGTAATTTGTTTAATCTTCCACTTGCATATCTCCATATTCGTTTTCCAGTGCATATTTGTACTTGATCGGCTTCTAGTGTAAATGATTGTAAGTTCAGGGCAGCTTCCTCAAGAATTTCGAAATCAGTTTGATGTGATTTCTGTACCATTAGTAACCTTATACTGTTAATCAATTTAATCTTCGTCCTCGGATTTCCAGCTTCGTTCCAAGGATGATGCAGCTATCTTACCTACCACTGACTTTTACTCTTCATTCTGTACTTTAATGATGCAGCCTCTCAGCAGATCCCATTTATTTACCCCTGTTTCCTACTTTGGTTCAGGGTTCAATTTTCACAAgttttcaataaaattttttagggGTTAAtctcattttatccccttaaagaataccccatttctcagtttaccccctaacctttaattttgctcacttaaccccctttaggacaaaattgcccttgcattattttgacttttcatttaccttattTTCCTTGGGTAAAATACACGGAACTCCCTTATGGTTTCGCGAAAAGATACATTACCCCCCTATCGTTTAGAAACATACACATAAACACCCTAAACTTCATAACTAAAGTGGAGATTGACTTCTTAACCGGCTGAGTTACCAGCTGCAGGTCGAATACCCAAAATACCCTCATTTATaatagagagggagagagaatcAAGAACTGACTCTCTCTCGTTCATCCTgtgtaagaaaaaaaaaccctaaaacaagGGATTTGTATACTAAATTGTTGCTGAAATATCATGAATCTGAGTTGAAAACAGCGTGGCTGCCTTTCGGACATGAATTGGTTGATCCTAAAGGGTTCCTGAGAAGCTGGAACAACAGTGGTATTGGAGCTTGTTCGGGTGGCTTGGCCGGGATTAAATGTGCTCGGCGACTAGTAATTGTAATCCAGCTTCCCTGGAAAGGTCTAGGTGGTCGAGTAACTGAAAAAATTGGGCAGCTGCAAGCTCTCAGAAAGCTTAGCCTCCACGATAATGCAATTGGTGGTGCAATTCCTTCCTCGTTGGGGCTTTTGCCTAACCTCAGAGGTGTTCAATTATTCAATAATCGATTTTCTGGTTCAATCCCACCTACACTTGGTTTGAGTCCCCTTCTTCAATCACTAGATTTCTGTAACAACTCCCTCTCTGGAACTATTCCAGCTACTCTTGCCATTTCAACCAGGCTCTTTAGGCTTAATTTTAGCTACAACTCTTTGTCTGGTTCAATTCCCACCAGCCTTACTCAATCGCAATCGCTGATTTTTCTTGCTCTAGAGCACAACAATCTCTCTGGTTCCATTCCTGACTCTTGGGGTGGAAATGTGAAGGCCCTCTATCAACTTCAGTCCCTAACACTTGGTCACAATTCATTTTCTGGGACAATTCCAGCTTCTCTTGGCAACTTAAGTGAGCTCCAAGAGATTTCACTCAGTCATAACAACATGGCTGGATTGATACCCAATGAAATTGGAAGACTATCTAGGCTTAGAACACTTGATTTCTCATATAATGCACTCAATGGGAGCTTACCTGCCGCTCTTTCCAATTTATCAAACCTTGTAGTTTTGAACTTGGAAAGCTACCATCTTGACCACCAAATTCCTGCAGCTGTAAACAAACTACAGAAACTATCTGTTCTCAACTTGAGAAATAACCAATTTGCTGGTCCTATTCCAGCAACAGTTGGGAACATTTCTTTCCTGACACAAGTTGATTTATCTCAAAACAAGTTTAGTGGAGAGATTCCAGCATCTATAGGTGATTTACCTAATCTTAGTTCCTTTAATGTGTCTTACAACAATCTGTCCGGTCCTGTTCCAACTAAGCTTGCTCAAAAGTTCAATGCAAGCGCCTTCGTGGGCAATCTTGAGCTATGCGGATACAGTGCATTAACCCAATGTCCAATACCACCCTCTCCGGGCCCATCAACTCCACCAGAATCTCCAGCAAAGAAACATCATAAACTGAGCACTAAAGACATTATTCTCATCGCAGCTGGGGCTCTCCTCATCTCCGGAGAAAAAGGCACTCCTCCAACTGCAGGTGAAGTTGAAGCAGCTGGAGAAGCAGGAGGAAAGATTGTCCACTTTGATGGACCCATGGTTTTTACAGCAGACGATCTGTTGTGTGCCACAGCAGAGATCATGGGTAAGAGCACTTATGGAACAGTATATAAGGCAACATTGGAGGATGGCAGTGTTGCTGCAGTGAAGAGATTGAGAGAGAAGATTACAAAAGGACAAAGGGAATTTGAAACTGAGGTTAATATACTGGGGAAGATCAGGCATCCAAACCTTTTAGCGATGAGGGCTTATTATTTAGGTCCGAAAGGTGAAAACTTCTCCGTAGATCTTCTCCCTTTTTCCTTTCACTCTTTGATAGGTTGAAATCTCTTCTCCCCTGATATGTCACTTCAATATAGCAACTGAAGGGTAACTTGGGAATGAAACTCAAGATCTTTTCAAAAGAATCTCGCATACCCATCATCAGTAGGTCGTTCAGCCGGTTATAGGTCTATTTCCACTTTAGTTATGAAGTTTAGGGTGTTTATGTATATGTTTTTAAACGATAAGGGGGTAATGTGTCTTTTCgcgaaaccataggggggttccgtgtattttaccctattttcctttcttttatttctttttctctttcttctttatttaattcttcctctttcccacaaaaatcttcaccttaatgattgaaattaaaaaaagaggaattgcagagatctatcctctccttaaatgattaaaaaatattcaaatcactttcctaaaatacaatttttttagcctttcaattcttttaactttgggttttcctctttcctttctagtttctcattttattcccaagaaaatatcttaagatgaaattgtgacctgattaataatcatcaattgaaatttgtgacacgtggcatcatacaaaaaatcaaaattagtttttgataccctttcaattcttttaactttgggttttcctctttcctttctagtttctcattttattcccaagaaaatatcttaagatgaaattgtgacctgattaataatcatcaattgaaatttgtgacacgtggcatcatacaaaaaatcaaaattagtttttgataccttttaaaccttcacccagaaatatgcaattacaaactcaaaacaaaaattttcattgaaatggaatttctattgggaaggatgaaagagagaagaaagagaaaaagaaataaaagaaaggaaaacaatttcatcttatgatattttcttgagaataaaatgagaaactagaaaggaaagaggaaaacccaaaattaaaagaattgaaaggctaaaaaaattgtattttaggaaagtgatttgaatatttttttaatcatttaaggagaagatagatctctgcaattcctcttttttaatttcaatcattaaggtgaagatttttgtgggaaagagaaagaattaaataaagaagaaagagaaaaagaaataaaagaaaggaaaacaaggtaaatgaaaattcaaaataatgcaagggcaattttgtcctaaagggggttaagtgagcaaaattaaaggttagggggtaaactgagaaatgggatattctttaaggggataaaatgtgatcaACCCAATTTTTTAGCATTAAATGATATCTACACATTTTCACTTCTCACGTCGTTTGTCGTTTGGTTGCAACTTCTTTACTTTTTCACAAAagcattgataaaaaaaaaaccgtttttttcttaacaacacttattatcattatcatttttAAAAGATACAACAAATCTCGGTACTTtagaatgtaagtgcaagttatcttagtttttgttatttcaattatgtCCTTATTAATTGATGATTGAAGTTTCATATTAtactctttttaattttttatgactattgaaattcattttgtcACACCTTCATCTTTTAAAATCAAGTCGCTGTCTGGCTTCTTCTTTTTAATTTCCATCCTTTTGCTTTCTGGTGTTCTTTCCTTCTTGACAATTAATTCTTCATTTTCCGGCAGTTTCTTTCTTCTGAGGATCCACTATCGTGGGTCATGAGTGAAAAAGGAATCGCGATAAGCAAAAGAGTACAAAAGAGAGAGAGCACAAAACCctataaaataattccaaagtCCAAATGTATCTAAAACTAAAAACActtgagatatttttttttttttgggaagcaTAACACTCGAGATTTTAAAGAACACACAAATGTCTTGTAAAATCAAAATTCCTAAAGTTTAGGATTATGATAAAATGATAATGTTAGAATACTTCATACTTTAGTATATTAATTGAACCATTCCATCTAATTAGTGGTTAAAAAATAGGGAACTTATAAAACACGAGCAGCACATTGCAATTAGTGGGGAACTTTTGTCACTTTGTTAATGAAAAATAGCATGGCAGACTAAATAGGACTTTAGGAAAATTAAGTGAATTTGATGCTATTTGTTGGCAAACTTCTTGGAAACTGAAGaagaatggaaaaaagaaatgtcTTAAAAAAAGTTAAACACAACTAATGCTCACATTCTTAAATCTTTTGGGCTAGTATTAAAAATACTTTAGTAGGTGACCATGAGATTTTTCCTGTTTTTCGTACTAACTTTAATCACATGCCAAATAAAATGTTGCTTTTTAAAGAACATACCATTGCAGGTGAAAAATACTGCCACAAACTCGATTTGTCAAGTGACAAGATCATTACTTCAGAAAAGGGTATGCTGATTTTTGCCTCTATCTTCCGCACTTttcagaaagaaaaaaaaaagcataatcATTTATATGAGCTGCCattgacagaaaaaaaaaaaaagagtatatCCCTGTAACAGGATAAACCAAAAAAAGAGTATAATCACTTATTTGTGCTTTATGATTATCCTATTTGTACTAgtgctctattttttttttttttttacacttttcctgttttttcttttgacaaTGCCATTCTTGATAATCCCCAAAAATACTATCCTCTTCCAGTTTGTCTTATTTTTCTCacattgtattttttttttctagtttctGGTTGCTTTTAAGAAATAAAGATATTGATTAGAATTTTATTAAGGTCCTTGAAATCACAAATGCACTCAAAAATTTGTGGAGCTTATCAACTTACAAATATTGGTAAGACTAAAAACTGCTTAGACTCTATATACTTAGAAAATAATGGCCAacaatattaaattattaatgTGTACCCCTAAAATACAAAGTAAAAAAATGACAAGATATCGTAGGTAACTTTTGACTCTCTTTAGTTGGCCTGATTTATCATTGCAAACCCTCATGGCAAATATTAACCCAAAATTACAGTAGTTTAAAAAAATGCTCATTCACACACACAGAGACACATACACAAAAGGCGTATAAATATAAACAATCTTCCCTTctttgtttatttacttttgcacCGTGCAATGGCTGCTCCTTCAGTCCTTTATCCGTTCGAAGAACCCACAATCAATTGAATAACCCTGAAGCGTGAAGACCCCCACTGACTAAAAAAGTCTTCCTGATAACTTCTACATTTTTGCATTTTGGCTTCTTTTGTAAGGCAGCTTCGTCTTTCAAACTCAAGTCGCTGTTTGGCTTCTTTTTTAAATTTCCATCCTTTTGCTTTagttttttcttcccttttggACGATTATGGCTTCATTTTCCCTCCAATTTCTTTCTCCTGAATTAGTGATTACAATTATATTTTCTAGCATTTCATCCTTAACTTTTTCACACGTCTTTGACAATTCTTTTGTAGCAATGGTATCAAGATGACAAACACTtacagaaaaattaaagaatatGGTATTAGTTGTCGTAGGATTCCAGTAACATGAGTAATTGACTTTCAAGTTATGACTAGCAACAAATTTCACCGgtgaattttaaatatttaactAAGGTAACTATTTTGATATAGAAATCTGAAAAAATAAGGTAATAACTCAATCAATTGAACTACTACTTTTTAGCCTATCACTCCAAAATATATTTAGGAAAAGCCAAtaaaaaaattccttttatttttttagttggGATTGCATGGATAGAATATTActtagaaaaaattttgtataattCACTGTAGCATGTTTTGTAGTGTAATGTATTTAAGTAATTCTAAAATATGTTTAAgagcaattaaaaaaataaatattcttTTAGAGTCATCACAATGATATGTAACACAAGTGTCCCACAAATTAGCTATCATTGCATAAGTAAATCAGTAAAGAACAGATTCACATGTGAATATGTCTGGAAACAGTGTTTTGAAAACCAGActggaccggccggttcgaccgatTGGACCGCAAATCGGTCATGGTTTCGGTCCGATTCTATGCTATAGTTGATCAGGTTAGAAAACCGGTCAAAAACTGGTTAAACCGTGAAAACCGCCGGACCGGATTGAACTGGCGGTTTCCGGTTTTCgagattttcccttttttttttttttttacattttgcaaaatgcagctatcaagattcgaactcaagacctttgtaataaaagaccaatgtagtaaccattgcaccatcacatcttattagtttttttttataacttatttatataaaacaaaaactcatatttctttttttcattttttttacaaaatctaatcATCTCatggttctttctttttaatcttcaacacacacacacacacacacacacacacacacacactctctctctctctctctcctcttttttttgtcactcactttttaatcaaaccactttatttttaatttattgatgttttcttctatcttttaattttatttttgtccattaaattgaaaaaggttaaaaaagaattatttttctttaacccaaattatttaatgccacaaccactcacttttatctcattttttatttcttatcaagtttgcatttctattttcgattctccTGACTTCTTTCGAACTCCAAaattccttttttaaattgcaatctctaaatcccaaaacgtaaattaaaatttaagttcacaaaatctaaattctcatagacatgaattttgtataattttaaaatattatgatatttttgggttagatctaagatttttttggtagatataattgaaattgaaatgaaatttatttgttttaacttataatttaaaatttttatttttaaaaaatcaagttattcaaaaataataaacttttcatcatataatgtattaaattagtccattacatgtcttattttatgcataaatatttatataaatatattttttttaaattcattgaaccgaggttaAATCGGTCCGATCGATTGAACCTCGACTCTTTCACGTCACCGGTTTAATTAACGGtccgatttttaaaacattgtccGGAAGTCTTTGCAGAATCAAAGCCTTGTAAGTTCTGCCCCACACCTTTCATATTCATACATCTGAACGCGGTTTTGATTTGTTGACCAATGGTTCTGAACCACAGATTATTAAAGTTCATAGTATACTACGAACCCAGGACCGACTctaatttcttccttctctgtACAAGGTCAAGGACCCTCTCTTCCTTTCCTGACATTCTCAAGTTAAAGAAAAAGACTGAAAATGGCAGAAACAGTTCTCTCTTTTGTGTTAGATCAGCTGTCAATTTTTCTGCGTGAAGAGGGCAGATTATTGGGAGGGCTTCGCCACGAGGTTCAACTCATCAGCGATGAGTTGGGGCACATGAGAGCATTCCTGAGAGTGGcagaaacaaaggaagaagatgCAGATCCCAGGCTGCAAGAATGGATCAAGCAAGTACGAGAAGCCGCTTATGACACTGAAGATGTTCTTGATGAATTCGTAGCTCGCTTTGCTCACCATCATGCAACAGGGTTCTATGGCTCTGTTAGGAAAATTTTCAACTCCGTGAAGACTTTGCGAGCTCGTCGTAAGGTTGCTGAGCAAATACAGAGCATCAAGGCCAGAGTAAAGAATATATCTGAAGGGCATCAGAGATACCAATCAGAATTCGGCGGTGCTACCCAAGCGGCGGAGTCTCTTGCTACTGTTAACAACACAACATGGCGCTATAGCAGGGATGATGCACTTCTCGTGGAAGAAGCTGAACTAGTTGGCATTGACCACCCCAAACAACAGCTAATTTCTCAACTACTCGAGAGGGATGATTCCCAGCTCAAAGTTGTCTCTGTGGTTGGCATGGGAGGACTCGGTAAAACTACCTTAGTCAAAAAAGTCCACGAAGATTTAGGTATTAGAAGGCATTTCCCGGTTCGTGCCTTTGTAACTGTCTCTCAACCATGCAACTTCCAGGAGCTCCTGAAAGACTTGACTCGGCAGTTACACAATGATTTGAAGAAACCAGTTCCAGAATCGATTGAGACAATGACTGCAATTCAGCTGAAACAATGTGTTAAAGATTTTCTTCAACAAGCTGGAAGGTATGCAATTGTGTTTGATGATGTATGGGATGTGGAATTCTGGAATGCGATTAGATTTGCACTGCCCGAAAATGGCTATGGCAATCGCGTCATGCTAACAACACGAAAAGCCGATGTAGCCTCTGCATCTTGCAACAAATCTCAAGATTATGTCTACAAAATGGTGCCCCTCTCTTTCGAGGATTCATGGACCCTATTTTGCAACAAGATCTTCAAAGGAAATGGTTGTCCTGCCCATCTAACAGATGTTGCAAAAGGTATATTGGGGAAATGTCAGGGATTGCCCCTTGCGATTCTTGCAATCAGTGGGCTTTTGGCTTTGAAAGACTTGAATATTGCAGAGGAATGGGAGATAGTTCGACGCAGCCTAGTGGGTGAATTAGAAGGCTCTGGTATGCTGGACAGGGTCAAAAAGATACTTTCTCTCAGTTACA
It includes:
- the LOC113704523 gene encoding probable leucine-rich repeat receptor-like protein kinase IMK3, translating into MKERLNELLDLRARLAGTKQLRSKDDAAILPTTDFYSSFSWLPFGHELVDPKGFLRSWNNSGIGACSGGLAGIKCARRLVIVIQLPWKGLGGRVTEKIGQLQALRKLSLHDNAIGGAIPSSLGLLPNLRGVQLFNNRFSGSIPPTLGLSPLLQSLDFCNNSLSGTIPATLAISTRLFRLNFSYNSLSGSIPTSLTQSQSLIFLALEHNNLSGSIPDSWGGNVKALYQLQSLTLGHNSFSGTIPASLGNLSELQEISLSHNNMAGLIPNEIGRLSRLRTLDFSYNALNGSLPAALSNLSNLVVLNLESYHLDHQIPAAVNKLQKLSVLNLRNNQFAGPIPATVGNISFLTQVDLSQNKFSGEIPASIGDLPNLSSFNVSYNNLSGPVPTKLAQKFNASAFVGNLELCGYSALTQCPIPPSPGPSTPPESPAKKHHKLSTKDIILIAAGALLISGEKGTPPTAGEVEAAGEAGGKIVHFDGPMVFTADDLLCATAEIMGKSTYGTVYKATLEDGSVAAVKRLREKITKGQREFETEVNILGKIRHPNLLAMRAYYLGPKGEKLLLFNFHPFAFWCSFLLDN